A region of the Calditrichota bacterium genome:
GACGTCAAGGTAATCATGATCGGCGACCCCTGGATTTACCAGGTGCTCTTCTATCAAGACGACGACTTTAAGAAGATTTTCAAGGTGAAGGCGGACTTTGACAGCGTGATGCCGCGGGGCGAGCCGAACGTGCTCCAGTATGCCTCATTCATCCGCAAGATCTGCAATGACGAGAAGTTGCTCCACTTCGACCGCTCGGCTGTAGCGGCAGTGGTCGAATACGGCGTGCGTCTGGCTGGCCGGCAGAACAAGCTCTCCACCCGTTTCAACTATGTCGCCGACCTGGTACGCGAGGCGCACTACTGGGCGGTCCAGGAAAAGGCCTCCATTGTCACCGCCAAGCACGTGGACAAGGCCCTGGAAGAGAAGGTTGAGCGCGTCAGCCTCATCGAGGACAAGATCCGGGAGCTCATCGCCGAAGGCACCTTGATGATCGACACCGAGGGAAGCAAGGTCGGGCAGGTGAACGGCTTGTCGGTCATCGACCTGGGCGACTATGCATTCGGTCACCCCTGCCGCATCACCGCGCAGACGGCCATGGGACGCGCCGGCATCATCAACATCGAGCGGGAGGCGGAGCTGAGCGGCCCCACGCACAACAAGGGCGTGCTAATCTTGGCCGGTTACCTACGCGGCAAATTTGCCCAGGACAAACCGCTGAGCATGAGCGCCAGCATCTGCTTTGAACAGAACTACAGCGGGGTCGATGGCGACAGCGCCTCCTCCACCGAGATGTACGCGCTCCTCTCCAGCCTGGCTGATCTACCCTTGCGTCAGGACATCGCGGTGACAGGCTCCGTGAACCAGAAGGGGGAGATTCAACCCATCGGCGGGGTGAACGAGAAGATCGAGGGTTTTTACCGCGTGTGCAAGGTGCGGGGCCTCACCGGGCAGCAAGGGGTCATCATCCCGCGGCGGAACGTTGATGACTTGGCCCTGCACAAGGAAGTGGTGGAGGCCGTGAAGAAGGGCTTGTTCCACATCTACCCGGTGGACACTGTCGATCAAGGCATCACCATTCTGACAGGCGTTCCTGCAGGAGAGCGCGGCCCAGACGGTCGCTTCCCTGAGGGGACGGTCAACGCGCGCGTGGATGCCCGTCTCCGAGAATTGGCAGAGGGACTTCGCCAGTACGCCCACGTGCCGACGGAACAGGAACAGAACTGAGGAGCAAGAAACCGGTATGCAGAACCTCTACTTTGCGCTGTTGGGCATGACCGCAGGGATCCTCGGGGGTGCCTTTGGCATTGGGGGCGGGGTGCTCATGGTGCCGGTAATGATCCTTTTCATGAAGGTGGAGACGCACGTGGCCATTGGCACTTCCCTGGCCGTCATCATCCCCATCTCCATCGCCGGCGCGCTTCGGCATTTTACCCTCCACAACGTGGACTCCCACATCGCTCTCCCCGCTGGCATTGGCGGCATAGTCGGCGCGGTGATCGGCGCCACGCTCATCGCCAATCTGCCGGCAGTGTACGCTAAGAAGGGGTTGGGCATTTTCCTCGTCTACACGGCCATCCGGTTGCTTCTTTCCAAGTAGCCAGGAGTGAAGAACGTTGGCAAGGAGGAGGCCTGGCAGGCTGGCACTTTGGCTTGAAGACCTGAAGGCATCGTTGCACCCAGGTAGGGTGGTTCTTCCGCTCTTGGGGCTCAAGGAGAAAGGGCGAAAGAACGCGTTAGACGTGAGGGTGCGCCACGAGGAACTGGTGCTTGCGTCCTTACCAGTCCCGTTCGTCGGCTTTCGCCTGCTGCTGATGTCTGATCTCCACATTGACCAGGACCCGGATCTGCCGCAGGTGGTGCTGGAGAGGCTGCAGGATCTGCACGTGGACGTGGCGTGCCTTGCGGGCGACTTCCGGCGACGCATCCTCGGGGCTCACCGGCCTGCCATAGAGCTGTTGGCGCCCATCGTTGGAGCGATCAACGCCACTGAGGGGGTTTTCGCAGTGCGCGGCAACCATGACAGCGCCCAGCTCATCGCCGAATTGGCGTCTCTCGGCGTGGACGTCCTGGACAACTGCGCACGTGCCTTCACCCGCCAGGGGGAACGCCTCTGGCTTGCCGGCGTTGATGACCCGCACCTCTACCGGACGCACGATGTCGCCGCAGCCATGCGCTCGGTGCCGCCGGGCGAGTTCACCATCCT
Encoded here:
- a CDS encoding metallophosphoesterase family protein gives rise to the protein MARRRPGRLALWLEDLKASLHPGRVVLPLLGLKEKGRKNALDVRVRHEELVLASLPVPFVGFRLLLMSDLHIDQDPDLPQVVLERLQDLHVDVACLAGDFRRRILGAHRPAIELLAPIVGAINATEGVFAVRGNHDSAQLIAELASLGVDVLDNCARAFTRQGERLWLAGVDDPHLYRTHDVAAAMRSVPPGEFTILLAHSPEAYVEAAKAGVSLYLCGHTHGGQVLVPGIGSLVKNMRAPMAFHRGFWRYDGMLGFTSTGVGSGSVFARFNCPPEMVVLTLRRGENQVAGEPGMPPQGSSP
- a CDS encoding sulfite exporter TauE/SafE family protein; the protein is MQNLYFALLGMTAGILGGAFGIGGGVLMVPVMILFMKVETHVAIGTSLAVIIPISIAGALRHFTLHNVDSHIALPAGIGGIVGAVIGATLIANLPAVYAKKGLGIFLVYTAIRLLLSK
- a CDS encoding AAA family ATPase; this translates as DVKVIMIGDPWIYQVLFYQDDDFKKIFKVKADFDSVMPRGEPNVLQYASFIRKICNDEKLLHFDRSAVAAVVEYGVRLAGRQNKLSTRFNYVADLVREAHYWAVQEKASIVTAKHVDKALEEKVERVSLIEDKIRELIAEGTLMIDTEGSKVGQVNGLSVIDLGDYAFGHPCRITAQTAMGRAGIINIEREAELSGPTHNKGVLILAGYLRGKFAQDKPLSMSASICFEQNYSGVDGDSASSTEMYALLSSLADLPLRQDIAVTGSVNQKGEIQPIGGVNEKIEGFYRVCKVRGLTGQQGVIIPRRNVDDLALHKEVVEAVKKGLFHIYPVDTVDQGITILTGVPAGERGPDGRFPEGTVNARVDARLRELAEGLRQYAHVPTEQEQN